In Panacibacter ginsenosidivorans, the following proteins share a genomic window:
- a CDS encoding DUF3606 domain-containing protein, translated as MTRIRTKSALSENVNVNFNQSKEIAYWANKYNMTIEKFQQLFKEAGYSISRLLSSGVLTA; from the coding sequence ATGACACGCATAAGAACAAAATCGGCGTTAAGCGAAAACGTAAATGTGAATTTCAATCAATCAAAAGAAATTGCTTACTGGGCAAACAAATACAATATGACCATCGAAAAATTTCAGCAACTGTTTAAAGAAGCTGGTTATTCAATTTCAAGATTATTGAGTTCAGGAGTTTTGACAGCATAA
- a CDS encoding amidohydrolase family protein, producing MYRSLLQTIVAFAFIAQSAHCQTTDKMGFEEYEPTSTLVVPEHHITKAKYPFIDVHNHQWNMGSGSLDGLVKDMDNLNLKVMVNLSGGNGGSLKRMADNVKSQYPNRFIIFANIDFDRVGAPGWTEKAVKQLEEDVHNGANGLKVFKNLGFSVKDVNGKRVTVDDPRLDAIWEKCGELKIPVLIHTADPAPFWEPMDEHNERWLELKTHPERKRSATNPAPWETLIEEQHRMFKKHPHTTFIAAHFGWYANNLSKLDSLLTDMPNVVVEFGAVIAEIGRQPKAAKAFFTKYQDRIMFGKDSWVPEEYQTYFRVLETEDEYFPYHKKYHAFWRMYGMGLTDDILKKIYYKNALLIIPNIDKSLFPSD from the coding sequence ATGTATAGATCCCTTCTGCAAACAATTGTGGCATTTGCGTTCATTGCGCAATCTGCACACTGCCAGACCACCGACAAAATGGGGTTTGAGGAATATGAACCAACATCAACACTGGTGGTTCCTGAACATCATATAACAAAAGCAAAATATCCTTTCATTGACGTGCACAATCATCAATGGAATATGGGCAGCGGCAGTCTTGATGGTTTGGTGAAAGACATGGATAACCTGAATTTAAAAGTGATGGTGAATCTTAGTGGGGGCAATGGTGGTTCTTTGAAACGCATGGCAGATAATGTGAAAAGCCAATACCCAAATCGCTTTATCATTTTTGCAAATATTGATTTCGACAGGGTTGGCGCACCAGGCTGGACAGAAAAAGCAGTTAAACAATTGGAAGAGGATGTGCATAATGGCGCGAATGGTCTGAAGGTCTTCAAAAATCTTGGCTTCTCAGTAAAAGATGTGAATGGCAAACGTGTAACAGTTGATGATCCGAGACTTGATGCCATTTGGGAAAAATGTGGTGAGTTGAAAATTCCCGTGCTCATTCACACTGCAGACCCTGCACCTTTCTGGGAACCAATGGATGAACACAATGAACGCTGGCTTGAATTAAAAACACATCCGGAAAGAAAAAGAAGCGCAACCAATCCTGCGCCCTGGGAAACCTTGATTGAAGAACAACACAGAATGTTCAAGAAACATCCGCATACAACTTTTATAGCGGCGCATTTTGGATGGTATGCAAACAATCTTTCTAAACTCGATTCCTTGCTTACAGATATGCCGAATGTTGTTGTGGAATTTGGTGCTGTGATTGCGGAAATTGGTCGCCAGCCAAAAGCGGCAAAAGCATTCTTTACAAAATACCAGGACCGCATTATGTTTGGCAAAGACAGTTGGGTGCCCGAAGAATACCAGACTTATTTTCGTGTGCTCGAAACAGAAGATGAATATTTTCCTTATCACAAAAAATATCATGCATTCTGGCGCATGTACGGAATGGGATTAACAGATGATATTCTGAAAAAGATCTATTATAAGAATGCGCTGCTTATAATTCCAAACATTGATAAATCTCTTTTTCCTTCTGACTAA